DNA sequence from the bacterium genome:
CCAGATTGCTATTGCCAGACGTATTAAAATCAGCCCGAGATTGTTTGGTTGCCTAGAAACAAAATTTACCTCCTCCTATGCAATAGATGTGCCTGTTGTAGATGGCTCTGCCGATGTGCCACATATGGCTGTCCACCTCCTTTTTGGAATAGGATACCATTCCAAATGAAAATATTAGAGGTTATAGAGGGAAATGGATGGTGTGGAACAAAGGAGCAGACATATCTTGCTACAAGGGAATTAAGCAAATATTATGATGTTAATCTTGGCCTTGCCTTTTCCCATTCAGAGATGATAGAGAGATTGGAAAATAAGGTAGGTTTAAGGTTTTACGAGAAAGGAAAGGGGAGCAAAAGAAGGCTACAAATAGGAAACTACATAAGGCTATATAAAATAATAAAAAAAGGCAATTATGATGTAGTAATTCCAAATTCCTCTTTCTCATTTAACTACATTGTATTTATCTATCCATTCCTTGCTAAAAAACCAAAGATAATAGCTATGAGAAGGTCATCCCATATTCCCTCTTTCATCTCAAAAAATCTCAAATACAGGCTCGCTGACAGGATTGTAGTTGTCTCAAGGAAGGTTTTTGAGGCATTAAAAAGCCATAATTTTTTCCCAGAAAGGCTTGTAGTTATAGAAAGTGGCGTAGAGCTTTCAAGATTTAAACCTTGTGATGAAGGAAAATATGAGATAAGGAGAGAGTTTGGCATAAAAGATAATGAAAAGGTTTTTATAAATATTGCCAATTGGCCAAAGGCTCAGGATGTGCTTCTTAAGGCATTTAAAGATATAGATTGCAAAGATTGTAAGCTTATTCTGGTTGGACACAAAACAGATTCTGATGAAGTAAAAAGCCTTATTAACGATTTGGGGATGAAGGATAGGGTTTTGGCGCTTGGGTTTCGTGATGATGTTGAAAAACTCCTCTCTGCAGCTAATTATTTTGTCCTCTCATCTAATTTGGAAGGGATAGGAGGTGCATTATTACAGGCTATGGCATCTGGAAAGGTTGTTTTATCCACCCTTGCAGGCGGTATTTCCGAATACCTACGCGATGCTGAAAATGGTTTTAGTGTCCCTTGTAAGGATGTAGAAGGCATGGCCAAAAAGATGAAAAAAATGTTATCATTGTCAGGGGAGGAATATAAAAATTTATCTTTAAAAGCCCGTGAAACAGCACAAAAATATTCAATAGAAAATACAATCCAAAAATGGAGAGAGCTTATTGAGGAATTAGGGATTAGAGATTAGAGAATAGGTACGTGTTTAGCTTCGCTAAACAATTTAAAATTTACAATTAAACAAAGCGATTTCTGGCTCTTTAGCATAAAGGAAGCTCAACACATATTAGGGAGCTAAATACATACAATGAAAAGGCTTATTACCTGGCAGAAGCTATTTAGGTTGTATGAGGTTATTCAACCCTATATAAAATATTCCTTGCCATTAGAGGAAAACCTACCTTCCGAAAAAATCCTGGTTTTAGCACCCCATCCAGATGATGAGGCAATAGGCTGTGGTGGCACTATATACAAGCATACAAAAAGAGGAGGTCTTGCAAAGATTGTTTATATTACCTCTTCATCTGATACTCGCACAAAAGAGGCTAAAAAATCAGCAAGTGTGCTTAATGTTAGAGATTTTGAATTTTGGGGTTTTTCTCAAAGAGGCTTAAGGGAAGAAGAGGATGAGCTTAACGATAGATTGTATATAGAAATTTCTTCCTATAAACCAGAGATAATCTTTCTACCGTTTTTAATAGACAATCACCCCGACCATCATGCTTTAAATGCCTCCTTTCAAAAATGTTGCCAGAAGGGATGTTTCAAAGGGATGGTTTATAGCTATCCTATATGGCTTCCTGTTTATCCGAATGTTTTGATTGATATTAGCGATGTCTGGGAAATAAAAAAGGCTTCCATAGAAAGCTATTTAAGTGAGATAAATACAAGGGATTATGTAGGTATGGCAGAAGGCATTGCAAGGTATTGGGCTATTGTTAAAGGAAGGGATATAAAATATATTGAGACATTTTTTAGGGCAAGCATTAAGGAATATTGTAAGTTATGGAAAAGGATAAATCCAGCAAAATAAAGGTTTTACATCTATACTCATCTTTTACTTCTGGTGGAGCAGAAAAGAGGGTTATTTCTCTGGCAGAAAATCTGGGTAAAATTGGGGTTTATAACCTTATAGGATGCCCAAAGGGAAGCTATTTAGAAAAAGAGGCAATAAAGCTAGGCCTTGCTGTTTGTCCTATTATAATCCATAATTCATTAGATTTTATTGGGATATTAAATCTTGCAAAGATTGTAAAAATGGAAAGAATAGATATTTTGCATATCCATCAGGGTAAGATCTTTTGGCCATCTATATTTGTAAAATGGCTCTTTTTCAATAAATTAAAATTGGTATTTCATCGCAGGGCAGACAAAAAAAGCAGCCTTTTAAGCAGGAGGCATTATAAATTTGCTGATAAAATTATTTGCGTATCAAAAAGGGTGGCAGAGAATCTAATTAAATTTGATAAGGTAGAGCCTTTAAAAATATCTGTTATTTACACAGGGATGGAAATAGATGAAGATTTATATAATGGTTGTAAAATAAGGAAGGAATACAATATAGAAGATAAAATTGTAGTAGGGATAGTTGCAGGAATAAATAAACCAGAAGGTAAAGGTCAAAGATATTTATTACAAGCTGCTTTATTTTTGAAAGAAAGGTATCAAAATTTGCATTATCTCATTGTAGGAGATGGTAGCCTAAAGCCTGAATTGGAAAGATATGCTTACGATATGAAAATTGATGATATTGTAACCTTTGCAGGCTATAGGGAAAATGTATATGATTTTATAAAGGCAATGGATATTGTTGTTCTTGCCTCCTGCGGCACAGAGGCATTACCTGGGGTGCTAATAGAGGCACATTTGTTAGGAAAGCCTGTAATAGGGACAGATACAGGAGGTATATCAGAGACATTTATAGATGGAAAAACAGGGTTCTTAATTCCTTCAAGGGATATTGAATCATTAAAA
Encoded proteins:
- a CDS encoding glycosyltransferase, with protein sequence MKILEVIEGNGWCGTKEQTYLATRELSKYYDVNLGLAFSHSEMIERLENKVGLRFYEKGKGSKRRLQIGNYIRLYKIIKKGNYDVVIPNSSFSFNYIVFIYPFLAKKPKIIAMRRSSHIPSFISKNLKYRLADRIVVVSRKVFEALKSHNFFPERLVVIESGVELSRFKPCDEGKYEIRREFGIKDNEKVFINIANWPKAQDVLLKAFKDIDCKDCKLILVGHKTDSDEVKSLINDLGMKDRVLALGFRDDVEKLLSAANYFVLSSNLEGIGGALLQAMASGKVVLSTLAGGISEYLRDAENGFSVPCKDVEGMAKKMKKMLSLSGEEYKNLSLKARETAQKYSIENTIQKWRELIEELGIRD
- a CDS encoding PIG-L deacetylase family protein, with protein sequence MKRLITWQKLFRLYEVIQPYIKYSLPLEENLPSEKILVLAPHPDDEAIGCGGTIYKHTKRGGLAKIVYITSSSDTRTKEAKKSASVLNVRDFEFWGFSQRGLREEEDELNDRLYIEISSYKPEIIFLPFLIDNHPDHHALNASFQKCCQKGCFKGMVYSYPIWLPVYPNVLIDISDVWEIKKASIESYLSEINTRDYVGMAEGIARYWAIVKGRDIKYIETFFRASIKEYCKLWKRINPAK
- a CDS encoding glycosyltransferase family 4 protein, translating into MEKDKSSKIKVLHLYSSFTSGGAEKRVISLAENLGKIGVYNLIGCPKGSYLEKEAIKLGLAVCPIIIHNSLDFIGILNLAKIVKMERIDILHIHQGKIFWPSIFVKWLFFNKLKLVFHRRADKKSSLLSRRHYKFADKIICVSKRVAENLIKFDKVEPLKISVIYTGMEIDEDLYNGCKIRKEYNIEDKIVVGIVAGINKPEGKGQRYLLQAALFLKERYQNLHYLIVGDGSLKPELERYAYDMKIDDIVTFAGYRENVYDFIKAMDIVVLASCGTEALPGVLIEAHLLGKPVIGTDTGGISETFIDGKTGFLIPSRDIESLKRRLIELIEDESLRRKMGEAGKEFAKERFGVKNSCSEVKALYEALVNDKN